The genomic DNA CGAGGCAACGCCATCCGGATGCTCGATCTCGACCGGGTGTAGCCGGCCCTGCTCGTCTGAGACGCCGGGGCGCTCCCGGGCGGGATCTCGGCATCCTGCCGATCGCCCCGGGCCGGACCGTGGGCTACGGTCCTGCGGATGTCGGACTTCGACGCCATCGTCATCGGCGCCGGGCATAACGGCCTGACGGCGGCGGCCGTCATGGCGCGCGGCGGCCTGCGGGTCCTGTGCCTCGAGAAGAACCACTTCATCGGCGGGATGTCGACCACCGCCGAGCTGATCCGCGGGTACCGCTTCGAGCTGGCCGGGTCGATCCAGTTCCCGCTGCCGAACGAGATCTTCGAGGACCTCGGGTTCGACGCGTGCCCGATCTACGAGCCCGAGGTGCAGTCGGCCAGCATCGGACCGTCGGGCCGCCCGCCCATCCTCCTGTACTCCGACCCCGAGCGGCTCCTGGCCCACCTGGGCGAGACCCTGGGCCTCGACGCCGTCATGGGCATGGCCGAGGTGGCGGCCTGGGCCGAGGCACCGGCCCGGGCGATCGGGCGGTTCGACGTGCGCAAGCCACCGCGGTCCCTCGACGACATGTGGGACTGCGCCTCGAACGAATCTGAGCGCGAGGCCATCCGCACGGCGATGTTCGGCAGCGTCATGGACGTCGTCGACCGCTTCCTTCCCGATCGCGACAAGCACGCCCAGGTCCGGAGCATGCTGAGCTTCCTGGCGGTCAATTCGACCTATCTGGGCCCGTACTCGCCCGGCAGCGCGCTGTGCCTGGCCTTCGCCCTGGCATCTCCCGGCGACGCGACGATGTCGAAGGTCCGAGGCGGCATCGGCACCATGTCCGAACACCTCCGGCGGCTGTTCGAAAAGAGCGGCGGCGAGCTGCGCCGCCACGCCAAGGTCGCCAGGGTCGTGTCGTCAGGGGGGCGGGTCGAGGGCGTCGCACTCGGGGACGGGGAGCTGATCACGGCACCGGTGGTGGTGTCCAACCTCGACCCCACGGCGACCTTCACCCAGCTGCTCGACCGTGACGAGCTGCCCGACGCCTTCGTCCGGCGGGTCGAGGCCATCGACCACCGGGCCGCGTACTTCCAGATCCACTTCGCCCTCAGCGGGCTGCCGGAGTTCGCGCCGCCCTACGACGTCCTCAACGAGGGCGCGCTGCGCCGGAACGTGACCTTGTTCGAGACCGCCGAGCAGATGCAGCGCGACTACGAGGGCTGCATCCGTGGCCTCGTGCCCGAGTCACCGTCGTTCAACCTGGGGATCCCGACCCTCGAGGACGCCGACCTCGCCCCCGCGGGGAAGCACGCCGCCAGCAGCTTCGCCTTCTACTTCCCGATCGGCGCCAGCCGCGCCGACCAGGCGCGGCTACGCGACGAGATGGCGGGCCGGATGGTCGCCAAGGTGGCCTCCTTCGCTCCCGACTTCCCCGACCTGATCGAGCGGCAGTTCAACTACCCGGCGTACACCTACGAACTGATGTTCGGATGCACCGGCGGTGACTTCACGCACGGGCTGCTCCAGCCGGCCTTCATGGGGCCGTTCCGTCCGGGCCCGCGGGGTTGGGCGGACAACCCGGTGCCGATCGACGGGCTGTACCTCTGCGGGGCCGGTTGCCATGGCGGCCCCGGCGTCACCTTCATCCCCGGCTACAACTGCGGCTACGCCGTGCTGGACGCCGCCGACCGTTCCCGCGCGTAGCGGACCTGGCGCTCCACGAAGGCCAGGTACATGGCCATGGCGAACGCAAAGCTGGTGAAGAGGCTCATCACGAAGAAGATCCACGGGGCCCGCAGCTTCCGCCTTCGACCGTCCACGATCGTCCACAGGGGCAGCAACACCACGTTGGCGATCGTGTAGTCCTGGGCGGCGGAGTCCGACGCCCAGTTCGTGAAGAGCATCTTCGTGTAGTCGACATAGCTCGCCCGGTGCGGGTACGTGTGGACGTATCGGATGTTGAAGTACCAGCCGAGGCACAACGAAGCCAGGCCCACCGCGTAATAGACGCCCTCGAGCGGTGACACCCGGCTGACGGGACCACCGCCGAAGAGGTGCCGGTTCCAGGCGAACGCGGCGGCCGTGGTCATGATGCCGAGCACTGCGAAGAACGTCAGCGATGCCGTCATGGTCGTCCCCCGGGTCCGTGGCCCCAGGCCGGCCTCCGCCCACCTGGAATGTCGCGCCCACCTGGAATGTCGATGGTGACGACACGGAACCTAGGTCGCGGGCCTCGGGGGGGGCCAGTACCCCTGGCGCGCCCGGCGAGGCCCCTCGGCCCCGAGCGCCGCGGGACCTTCGCCTCTGGAGCTTCGGGCCCGGACCTTCGATGATGGGAAGGCAGTACCGAGCCACCTGAACGAAGACAGTGCCCGCCGGCTCAAAGGTGGAACGCCCCAGCGCTCTCCGCCGTGTCACAACGGGGCGCGAGCCTCGGCGCCGGGAAGGGCGAGTTGGAGGGACCGTGCCCACGTTTGCCGCCCGGACGATCGTCGGTCGACGCACCAAGTACCTTGTCCTGCTGTTCTGGCTGATCGTGGTGATCGTCGCCGGGCCGCTCGCCGGGAAGCTGTCGGGGTCCGAGAAGAACGACGCCAAGTCGTGGCTGCCCGGGAATGCGGAGTCCACCAAGGTCCTCGAGCTGCAGCGAGCGTTCCGGTCGCCCAACCTGATCCCCGCCGTGATCGTCTACGACCGGGCTGGCGGACTGACGGCGGCCGACCGGGCCAAGGTCGTGTCCGACTCGCGCCGTCTGGCGTCGGTGGCGCACATCGACGGGCCGTTGTCCGAACCCGTGTTCT from Acidimicrobiales bacterium includes the following:
- a CDS encoding NAD(P)/FAD-dependent oxidoreductase; this encodes MSDFDAIVIGAGHNGLTAAAVMARGGLRVLCLEKNHFIGGMSTTAELIRGYRFELAGSIQFPLPNEIFEDLGFDACPIYEPEVQSASIGPSGRPPILLYSDPERLLAHLGETLGLDAVMGMAEVAAWAEAPARAIGRFDVRKPPRSLDDMWDCASNESEREAIRTAMFGSVMDVVDRFLPDRDKHAQVRSMLSFLAVNSTYLGPYSPGSALCLAFALASPGDATMSKVRGGIGTMSEHLRRLFEKSGGELRRHAKVARVVSSGGRVEGVALGDGELITAPVVVSNLDPTATFTQLLDRDELPDAFVRRVEAIDHRAAYFQIHFALSGLPEFAPPYDVLNEGALRRNVTLFETAEQMQRDYEGCIRGLVPESPSFNLGIPTLEDADLAPAGKHAASSFAFYFPIGASRADQARLRDEMAGRMVAKVASFAPDFPDLIERQFNYPAYTYELMFGCTGGDFTHGLLQPAFMGPFRPGPRGWADNPVPIDGLYLCGAGCHGGPGVTFIPGYNCGYAVLDAADRSRA
- a CDS encoding DUF2834 domain-containing protein, with the translated sequence MTASLTFFAVLGIMTTAAAFAWNRHLFGGGPVSRVSPLEGVYYAVGLASLCLGWYFNIRYVHTYPHRASYVDYTKMLFTNWASDSAAQDYTIANVVLLPLWTIVDGRRRKLRAPWIFFVMSLFTSFAFAMAMYLAFVERQVRYARERSAASSTA